One window of the Candidatus Chryseobacterium colombiense genome contains the following:
- the miaA gene encoding tRNA (adenosine(37)-N6)-dimethylallyltransferase MiaA, producing MKKKNLISVVGPTGIGKTRLAIDLAKHFNTEIISCDSRQFFKGMEIGTAAPSAEELSEAPHHFIGNLSVQEYYSIGQYEEDALKKLNELFKDHDTVILVGGSMMYEKAVIEGLNDLPEADEENQKKLHDILENEGIEKLQEILKKLDPEYFEVVDFHNHRRLLRAIDVIWQTNKKYSEQIAVSQDSRDFITIRIGIEAPREELYDRINKRVDIMMEKGLLEEAKSLEEFKDLTALKTVGYSELFKYFDGEWDLDFAVSEIKKNSRRYAKRQLTWYRKADDIHYLQLGYSKEDFDQLIEYINKETLK from the coding sequence GTGAAAAAGAAAAATTTGATTTCTGTTGTAGGACCTACCGGAATTGGTAAAACGAGATTGGCAATTGATCTGGCAAAACATTTCAATACGGAAATTATTTCCTGTGATTCCCGCCAGTTTTTCAAAGGAATGGAAATTGGTACTGCCGCACCTTCTGCAGAAGAATTGTCAGAAGCACCTCATCATTTTATTGGAAATCTTTCAGTTCAGGAATACTATTCCATTGGGCAATATGAAGAAGATGCCTTAAAAAAACTCAACGAACTTTTTAAAGATCATGATACCGTCATTTTGGTGGGAGGAAGTATGATGTACGAAAAAGCTGTAATTGAAGGGTTGAATGATTTACCCGAAGCTGACGAGGAAAATCAGAAAAAATTACATGATATTCTCGAAAACGAAGGCATCGAAAAACTTCAGGAAATTCTAAAAAAATTGGATCCCGAATATTTTGAAGTGGTTGATTTTCATAATCACAGGAGACTTTTACGGGCAATTGATGTCATTTGGCAGACGAATAAAAAGTATTCGGAACAAATTGCTGTTTCACAAGATTCAAGAGATTTTATTACAATTCGAATTGGAATTGAAGCACCGAGAGAAGAATTGTACGATCGAATCAATAAGAGAGTGGATATCATGATGGAAAAAGGCTTGTTGGAAGAGGCAAAAAGTCTGGAAGAATTTAAAGATCTGACTGCTTTGAAAACCGTTGGATATTCTGAATTATTCAAATATTTTGATGGGGAATGGGATTTGGATTTTGCCGTTTCTGAAATTAAGAAAAACAGCCGGAGATATGCAAAACGCCAATTGACCTGGTATCGAAAAGCGGATGATATTCATTATTTGCAGTTGGGATATTCGAAGGAGGATTTTGATCAGTTGATTGAGTATATCAATAAAGAGACTTTGAAATAA
- a CDS encoding YicC family protein, with protein sequence MILSMTGFGRAEDVFEGKKITIDIKSLNSKSFDLNIKIPLRYKEKEFEIRKILNDRLIRGKVDCYVNIENLEETNDVKINKGLIDSYINELRNIASDGPDFEYLKMAVRLPDAITSRPDDLSEGEWEALAKIVNAAIDRFEEFRKTEGKILHEELERNIQNIDKYLGEVIPFEEERIIAVRERYQKTLKEFENVDETRFYQEMAYFTEKLDISEEKVRLAQHLKYYKEVMDNEDFNGKKLGFISQEIGREINTLGSKANHAQIQKLVVMMKDDLEKIKEQTLNVL encoded by the coding sequence ATGATTTTATCAATGACAGGCTTTGGTAGAGCCGAAGACGTTTTTGAAGGAAAAAAAATTACAATAGATATTAAATCACTGAACAGCAAAAGCTTTGATTTGAATATTAAAATTCCTTTGCGTTACAAAGAAAAAGAATTTGAAATCAGAAAAATTCTTAACGATAGACTCATCCGTGGAAAAGTAGACTGCTACGTTAATATAGAGAATCTAGAAGAGACAAACGACGTAAAAATCAATAAAGGATTAATTGATTCTTACATTAATGAACTTCGAAACATTGCCTCCGATGGACCGGATTTTGAATATCTGAAAATGGCGGTAAGACTTCCGGACGCTATTACTTCCAGACCCGATGACTTGTCTGAAGGAGAATGGGAAGCTTTAGCAAAAATTGTAAATGCTGCGATTGACCGTTTCGAAGAGTTCAGAAAAACAGAAGGCAAAATCCTGCATGAAGAACTGGAAAGAAATATTCAGAATATTGATAAATATCTAGGTGAAGTTATTCCTTTTGAAGAAGAAAGAATCATCGCTGTAAGAGAGCGTTATCAGAAAACTTTAAAGGAATTCGAAAACGTGGATGAAACCCGTTTCTATCAGGAAATGGCCTATTTCACAGAAAAACTGGATATTTCTGAAGAAAAAGTAAGATTAGCCCAGCATTTGAAATATTACAAAGAAGTAATGGACAATGAGGATTTCAACGGAAAAAAACTTGGTTTTATTTCTCAGGAAATCGGCCGTGAAATCAATACTTTAGGTTCAAAAGCCAATCATGCACAAATTCAGAAACTGGTGGTGATGATGAAAGATGATTTGGAAAAAATTAAAGAACAGACATTAAACGTACTATAA
- a CDS encoding efflux transporter outer membrane subunit, with translation MKRILNIIIAFGLALGSVSCVSKLAFKEPELELPETFKYTATADTASVANLEWKQFFNDPILQNLIEKGIKNNYDLQIALKQVASSQEKLKQAKYLQYPDVGFGVTAQISKPSKNSMNGQSLNLFLGKSYVEDYNAAFNLSWEADIWGKIKNQQEVSKMQYLQTYEATKAIQTQVVAAIAQGYYNLLMLDKQLQIANSNLELSKNTLSLTEKLWKSGDTTSLGVQQATAQKQSTELLITQLEQNIAIQENALSILVGENPGKISRTIEMSDTSLPQDISAGLPAAMVSRRPDVRQQELVLLESNSMVGIAQANMYPSLKITANGGVNSFKIDNWFQIPASLFGSVLGGLTQPIFQKRQLKTDLNVAKIQREKNVLAFRQSVLNAVGEVSDALVSNESLKVQEQKATEQVATLKDGIKSAEMLYKGGMANYLEVITAQGNSLQAELNLASVKRQRLSSIVDLYRALGGGWK, from the coding sequence ATGAAAAGAATATTAAATATCATCATCGCTTTTGGACTGGCTCTAGGTTCGGTCTCCTGCGTGTCGAAACTGGCATTCAAGGAGCCTGAGCTTGAGCTTCCCGAAACGTTCAAATATACTGCAACTGCCGATACAGCAAGCGTTGCCAACTTAGAATGGAAACAGTTTTTCAACGATCCGATATTGCAAAACCTGATTGAAAAAGGAATTAAAAACAATTACGATTTACAGATTGCTTTAAAACAGGTTGCTTCTTCACAGGAAAAATTAAAACAGGCAAAATATCTTCAGTATCCTGATGTAGGTTTTGGTGTTACTGCACAAATTTCAAAACCTTCCAAAAACAGCATGAACGGGCAAAGCTTAAATTTATTTTTAGGAAAAAGCTATGTTGAGGATTACAATGCAGCATTCAATTTATCTTGGGAAGCCGATATTTGGGGAAAAATTAAAAATCAGCAGGAAGTTTCTAAAATGCAGTATCTGCAGACTTATGAAGCAACAAAAGCAATTCAGACACAAGTTGTGGCAGCCATTGCTCAAGGATATTATAATTTATTGATGCTCGACAAACAATTGCAGATTGCCAACTCAAATTTAGAATTGAGCAAAAACACGCTTTCTTTAACAGAAAAATTATGGAAAAGCGGGGATACAACTTCTCTGGGAGTTCAGCAGGCAACAGCTCAAAAGCAATCTACAGAACTTCTGATTACACAATTGGAACAAAATATTGCCATCCAGGAAAATGCATTAAGTATTTTAGTTGGGGAAAATCCGGGAAAAATCAGCAGAACGATTGAAATGTCAGATACCTCTTTGCCACAAGATATTTCTGCGGGGCTTCCTGCAGCGATGGTAAGCCGTCGTCCAGATGTTCGTCAACAGGAATTGGTATTGTTGGAATCCAATTCAATGGTGGGAATTGCTCAGGCAAACATGTATCCTTCATTGAAAATTACAGCAAATGGTGGAGTAAATTCATTTAAAATTGATAACTGGTTTCAGATTCCGGCTTCATTATTCGGTTCTGTTTTAGGAGGATTGACTCAACCCATTTTCCAGAAAAGACAATTGAAAACAGATTTAAATGTTGCTAAAATCCAGAGAGAGAAAAACGTATTGGCTTTCCGTCAATCAGTTTTAAATGCGGTAGGTGAAGTTTCTGATGCCTTGGTTTCAAATGAAAGTTTAAAAGTTCAGGAACAAAAAGCAACAGAACAGGTTGCAACGTTAAAAGACGGAATTAAGAGTGCCGAAATGCTTTACAAAGGCGGGATGGCAAATTATTTAGAAGTAATAACAGCTCAAGGAAATTCTCTACAGGCAGAGCTAAATTTGGCGTCCGTAAAAAGACAGAGATTAAGCAGTATTGTAGACTTGTACCGAGCTTTAGGAGGCGGTTGGAAGTAG